The Haliaeetus albicilla unplaced genomic scaffold, bHalAlb1.1 scaffold_197, whole genome shotgun sequence DNA segment ccccccccttggacacctgggtcccccccgatgcctggggtcccccccccagggatCCCCCCCACCCGGACAACTGGGTCCCACCGCTGGAGAtgggggacttgggggggggggtactggggggggtccccggaCTCCTGCTGGGTCCCCTTTTGGGTGAGCTCCAATAAAGACACTGGTTTGGGGGCTCCTGGTCCCGGCTgctccctggggggggggaccccgAGACACTGTGTCACCCCCCCGGGCCAACCCCCCCGGCCCCAAtacctcccagtaacccccatcccccctccccagtacccccccatcccccttcGACttgtccctcccagtgccccgCAGTCACGCCCAGCGcccctcccagcttccttgAAGTCCCCCCCCAGTAATCCAGTTCCCCCCAGtactcccagttcccccccagtagcccccccccaactcccgCGCTCCAGCATCCCCGCTGCGTgggcggggcccggccggctGCGTGGGCGGGGCCTCGGCGGGAAGGCGGGGCCTGACTGCCGAGTGGGGCGGGGCCCCGCTGTTGCGGGAGGTGGCGGGGGCGGGACTACCCCGCCGCGTGGGCGGAGCTTCCACACGTGTAGGGGCGGGGCCTCCGTGCGGCACGGGCGGGGCCTCAGCGCGCCTAGAGGCGGGGGCCCTTGCCAGCGCAGTGGGCGTGCCCTCCCCTTCGAGTGGGCGGAGCCTCAGCGCGCCTAGAGGCGTGCTTTCCTAGCGCAGTGGGCGTGGCCTCCCCGCCGAGTGGGCGTGCCCTCCCCCGGAGTGGGCGTTCCCTCCGCTCCGAGTGGGCGTTCCCCCGCCCCGGAGTGGGCGTTCCCTCCCCGCCGGAGTGGGCGTGCCCTCTGCCGCGCCTGCGCAGAGCGGCGggcgcagcggcggcggcgggatgCGGCAGCGGCCGCTCCGCTCTGTCGGGGCCGGTATCGGTGTCGGGCGTCTCGCGACCCCGTCTGTCGCGACTATCGCGATGGGCTGGCAGGCGGAGCGCGACAAGGTGGTGATCAACGTAGGGGGAGTGCGGCACGAAACCTACCGCAGCACCCTGCAGACCCTGCCGGGGACCCCGGTTGGCCGGTTTGGCCGAACCGGGAGCCGCCGCCCGGTTCGACTACGACCCCTCGGCGGGGGAGTTTTTTTTTCGATCGCCACCCGGCCGTCTTCGCTTACGTCCTTAATTACTACCGGACGGGTAAATTACATTGCCCGGCTGATGTTTGCGGGCCCCCTTTTTGAGGAAGAACTGGCTTTTTGGGGGATCGACGAAACCGACGTGGAGGCCTGCTGCTGGATGAATTACCGGCAACACCGGGACGCCGAAGAGGCCTTGGACAGCTTCGAAAGTCCCGAAGGACCGAGGCCTCCCGAACCGGCCGAACCCAAGAGGTTGTGCCTGGAAGAGGGGAGGCCGGCGGGCTGGTGGAGGAGGTGGAGGCCGAAGCTTTGGGCCTTGTTCGAGGACCCTTATTCCTCCAGGATGGCGAGGGTGAGGGGGTCTCAGGGGTCTCTGGGGCATTTGAGGGGGTCTGAGGGGGCTTTGGGGGGCGTTTGAGGGGGTCTGAGGGGCGTTTTGAGGGGTTCTAGGGGGCCTTAGGGGGGGTCTGAGGGGGTTGAGGGGGTCTCTGAGGGGGCTTTGGGAGGCGTTTGAGGGGGTCTTGGGGGCGTTTGAGGGGGTCTGAGGGGCGTTTGAGGGGTTCTAGGGGGCCTtagggggggctgagggggttGAGGGGTCTCTGAGGGGGCTTTGGGAGGCATTGGAGAGGGTCTGAGGGGCGTTTGAGGGGTTCTAGGGAGCCTTAGGAGGGGGTTGAGGGGGGCTTTGGGAGGCGTTTGAGAGGGTCTGAGGGGCGTTTGAGGGGTTCTAGGGAGccttggggggggctgagggggttGAGGGGGTCTCTgagggggctttggggggtGTT contains these protein-coding regions:
- the LOC138684224 gene encoding LOW QUALITY PROTEIN: voltage-gated potassium channel KCNC1-like (The sequence of the model RefSeq protein was modified relative to this genomic sequence to represent the inferred CDS: deleted 3 bases in 3 codons); this translates as MRQRPLRSVGAGIGVGRLATPSVATIAMGWQAERDKVVINVGGVRHETYRSTLQTLPGTRLAGLAEPGAAARFDYDPSAGEFFFDRHPAVFAYVLNYYRTGKLHCPADVCGPLFEEELAFWGIDETDVEACCWMNYRQHRDAEEALDSFESPEGPRPPEPAEPKRLCLEEGRPAGWWRRWRPKLWALFEDPYSSRMARGALGGV